One segment of Deinococcus sp. Leaf326 DNA contains the following:
- the nusA gene encoding transcription termination factor NusA produces MTQPEINFADALKEVAQARNINEMQLIEAFEQSLAQAYTRNVEPDKRIEVHLDPNSGELEVLVVREVVEKVEDEHMQISLADALELDPGVEIGMEMEFPVDREKFSRIALQAAKQTLTQKMRETERNVVFNEYKDREGQVLTAQVVRSDNKGNWFVELGAGEAILPPREQIPGEKLTPGSRVKIYLKEVRKTPKGPTILASRADERLLDYLLRQEIPEVANGIVEIKAIAREAGQRSKVAVFSHNSNVDPIGACIGHRGNRIQAVTGELGRERVDVILWDGNPREFIRNALSPAKVGLIEVGNEGREASVTVTPDQLSLAIGKGGQNVRLAAKLTHVKIDLRETAAISDLDAAMQQAMHDGVAAPENSAAQSAFDALFKDSKSVATASPDDLRD; encoded by the coding sequence ATGACCCAGCCCGAGATCAATTTCGCGGACGCCCTGAAAGAAGTCGCGCAGGCCCGCAACATCAACGAGATGCAGCTTATCGAGGCCTTCGAGCAGTCGCTCGCGCAGGCCTACACCCGCAATGTCGAACCCGACAAGCGGATCGAAGTGCATCTCGACCCCAATTCCGGCGAACTCGAAGTGCTCGTCGTGCGTGAGGTCGTCGAGAAGGTCGAGGACGAGCACATGCAGATCTCGCTCGCCGACGCCCTCGAACTCGACCCCGGCGTCGAGATCGGCATGGAGATGGAGTTCCCGGTGGACCGCGAGAAGTTTTCGCGCATCGCCCTCCAAGCCGCCAAGCAGACCCTGACCCAGAAGATGCGCGAGACCGAGCGCAACGTGGTGTTCAACGAGTACAAGGACCGCGAGGGTCAGGTGCTCACCGCTCAGGTCGTCCGGTCCGACAACAAGGGCAACTGGTTCGTCGAACTCGGCGCGGGCGAGGCCATCTTGCCCCCCCGCGAGCAGATTCCCGGCGAGAAGCTGACCCCTGGCAGCCGCGTCAAGATCTACCTCAAAGAAGTGCGCAAGACCCCCAAGGGCCCGACCATCCTGGCGAGCCGCGCCGACGAGCGTCTGCTTGATTACCTGCTGCGCCAGGAGATTCCCGAAGTTGCCAACGGCATCGTGGAAATCAAGGCGATTGCCCGCGAGGCCGGGCAGCGCAGCAAGGTCGCGGTGTTTTCGCACAACTCGAACGTGGACCCCATCGGCGCGTGCATCGGGCACCGTGGCAACCGCATCCAGGCCGTGACCGGTGAACTCGGCCGCGAGCGCGTGGACGTGATCTTGTGGGACGGCAACCCCCGCGAGTTCATCCGCAACGCGCTCTCGCCCGCCAAGGTCGGCCTCATCGAGGTGGGCAACGAGGGCCGCGAGGCCAGCGTGACCGTCACGCCCGATCAGCTCTCGCTGGCGATCGGCAAGGGCGGCCAGAACGTGCGCCTCGCTGCCAAGCTGACCCACGTCAAGATCGACCTGCGTGAGACGGCCGCCATCAGCGACCTCGACGCCGCAATGCAGCAGGCGATGCACGACGGCGTGGCCGCGCCCGAAAACAGCGCCGCCCAGTCGGCCTTCGACGCGCTGTTCAAGGACAGCAAGTCGGTGGCGACCGCCAGTCCGGACGACCTGCGGGACTGA
- a CDS encoding peroxiredoxin yields the protein MTQPPENRPPESPAPRLQPGEAFPDFALPDAEGQTHRLGQYGGKYVVLYVYPKDDTPGCTKEACDFRDSATLRAHGAVILGLSRDDAASHGQFAEKYSLPFPLLSDPEAGYIRAIGAWGTKNMYGKVSEGVKRQTFLIGPDGRLVKSWLAVQVEGHADAVAAAIDKDRAAHA from the coding sequence ATGACCCAACCGCCCGAGAACCGGCCTCCCGAAAGCCCGGCCCCCCGTCTCCAGCCCGGCGAGGCTTTTCCCGATTTCGCGCTGCCCGACGCCGAGGGCCAGACGCACCGTCTCGGGCAGTACGGCGGCAAGTACGTCGTCCTGTACGTGTACCCCAAGGACGACACGCCCGGCTGCACGAAGGAGGCCTGCGACTTCCGCGACTCGGCCACCCTCAGGGCCCACGGCGCGGTCATTCTGGGCCTGAGCCGCGACGACGCCGCGAGCCACGGGCAGTTTGCCGAGAAGTACAGCCTGCCCTTTCCGCTCCTGAGCGACCCGGAGGCCGGGTACATCCGGGCCATCGGCGCGTGGGGCACGAAGAACATGTACGGCAAGGTCAGCGAGGGCGTCAAGCGCCAGACCTTCCTGATCGGCCCCGACGGGCGACTGGTCAAGTCGTGGCTGGCCGTGCAGGTGGAGGGTCACGCGGACGCGGTCGCCGCCGCCATCGACAAGGACCGCGCCGCCCATGCCTGA
- the rpiA gene encoding ribose 5-phosphate isomerase A, whose translation MPDLAPDLEALKKAAGVRAAALVENGMRVGLGTGSTAKYAIEEIGRRLSAGELSGVVGVATSEASDALARALGIPVEPLDPRPLDLAIDGADEITPGLDLIKGLGGALLREKLTEVQARRLVIIADHTKLVTRLGEKAPLPVEIARFGFLSTIDRLRALGLGGRLRQPGAQPYVTDNGNYIFDAQLPEAFDPAELGSRIKGTLGVIETGLFLGMTERAFVAALDGVRELTPQQ comes from the coding sequence ATGCCTGACCTAGCGCCCGACCTCGAAGCCCTGAAGAAGGCCGCCGGCGTGCGCGCCGCTGCCCTGGTCGAGAACGGGATGCGCGTGGGCCTGGGCACCGGCAGCACGGCCAAGTACGCCATTGAGGAAATCGGCCGCCGCCTGAGCGCCGGCGAATTGAGCGGCGTGGTCGGGGTAGCGACCAGCGAGGCGAGCGACGCGCTGGCCCGCGCGCTGGGCATTCCGGTCGAGCCGCTCGACCCCCGGCCGCTGGACCTCGCCATCGACGGCGCCGACGAGATCACGCCGGGGCTCGACCTCATCAAGGGGCTGGGCGGAGCGCTGCTGCGCGAGAAGCTGACCGAGGTGCAGGCGCGGCGGCTGGTCATCATCGCCGATCACACCAAGCTCGTCACGCGCCTGGGCGAGAAGGCGCCGCTGCCGGTCGAGATCGCCCGTTTCGGCTTCCTCTCGACTATCGATCGCCTGCGCGCCCTGGGTCTGGGCGGCCGGTTACGCCAGCCCGGCGCGCAGCCCTATGTGACCGACAACGGCAACTACATCTTCGACGCGCAGTTGCCGGAGGCGTTCGATCCGGCCGAGCTGGGCAGCCGGATCAAGGGCACACTCGGGGTCATCGAGACGGGGCTGTTCCTGGGCATGACCGAACGCGCTTTCGTCGCCGCGCTGGACGGTGTACGCGAGCTGACGCCGCAGCAGTAG
- a CDS encoding YlxR family protein gives MPEQHVPERTCAACRRKRPQPEFVRLTRTPQGWQLLAGRRQGRGSYLCADSPACWQEKKLRRAFGAQATRLCAELARRQEQEDAPATPQAARQSGRRDTLLSQTVTP, from the coding sequence GTGCCCGAACAGCATGTGCCGGAGCGGACCTGTGCCGCGTGCCGCCGCAAGCGGCCCCAGCCCGAGTTCGTGCGCCTCACGCGCACGCCGCAGGGCTGGCAACTGCTGGCCGGGCGGCGTCAGGGGCGCGGGTCGTACCTGTGCGCCGACTCGCCGGCGTGCTGGCAAGAGAAAAAACTCCGCCGCGCGTTCGGGGCCCAGGCCACGCGGCTGTGCGCCGAACTGGCCCGCAGGCAGGAACAGGAGGACGCTCCGGCCACCCCGCAGGCTGCCCGACAATCTGGAAGGCGCGACACTCTCCTATCTCAAACCGTGACACCCTGA
- the infB gene encoding translation initiation factor IF-2 produces MSKVRIYTLAKDLGVDNNKMLEMLDGLGVSYKSVSSTIEEDTVELIKQLLAEETAGDAAEPAAAAASEDDGAAAAPQAQAAPSTPAAEPVQAEAAQSEDAGAPHRAPVVTIMGHVDHGKTSLLDYIRKTRVAAKEAGGITQHVGAFEAKTSKGKIVFIDTPGHEAFTTIRARGANVADIAIIVIAADDSLMPQTREAIAHAQAAKVPMIVAINKVDLPQADPDRVKTDLTQLNLVPEEYGGDLVVVPVSAKTGEGVEDLLEYISLTAELEDLRADPKGKFAGVVIEGRVDKQAGVLATVMVQEGTLHVGDFLVVGENYGKIKAMTDSAGGRIKDAGPSTPVQILGFSEVPVSGEKVQSAKNEHAAREVIAGRAQTRRDTEASRERRKLTLEDMMGPLGTVRTVNLILRADSQGSVEAIQGILARKETDDVKLNVMLAGIGAPTEGDVLLASTAEATILCFSVTAPASVTKIADNKGIDIKSFRIIYELIDEVERLIKGNIEPVFEEQYLGRAEVRMLIKHPKSGTIAGSYITDGSFKRNARAKVTRNKQVVYEGTIVGLKRFKDDVREVQTGYECGINLDWNDVMEGDIIEASEMVEVPQA; encoded by the coding sequence ATGTCGAAAGTCCGAATTTATACCCTCGCCAAAGACCTTGGCGTCGACAACAACAAAATGCTGGAAATGCTCGACGGTCTGGGCGTCTCCTACAAGAGCGTGAGCAGCACCATCGAAGAAGACACCGTCGAACTCATCAAGCAGCTTCTGGCCGAGGAAACGGCCGGTGACGCGGCCGAGCCGGCTGCGGCTGCGGCGAGCGAGGACGACGGAGCGGCCGCCGCTCCCCAGGCTCAGGCCGCACCCAGCACCCCGGCGGCCGAGCCGGTTCAGGCCGAAGCGGCGCAGTCTGAAGACGCCGGCGCGCCTCACCGCGCGCCCGTCGTGACCATCATGGGTCACGTCGACCATGGCAAGACCTCGCTGCTGGACTACATCCGCAAGACGCGGGTGGCGGCCAAGGAAGCGGGCGGCATCACCCAGCACGTCGGGGCCTTCGAGGCCAAGACGAGCAAGGGCAAGATCGTGTTCATCGACACCCCCGGCCACGAGGCCTTCACGACCATCCGGGCGCGCGGCGCCAACGTGGCCGACATCGCCATCATCGTCATCGCGGCCGATGACAGCCTGATGCCCCAGACGCGCGAGGCCATCGCCCACGCGCAGGCGGCCAAGGTACCCATGATCGTGGCGATCAACAAGGTCGACCTGCCCCAGGCCGATCCCGACCGCGTCAAGACCGACCTCACGCAGCTCAACCTCGTGCCCGAAGAGTACGGCGGCGACCTCGTGGTGGTGCCGGTGAGCGCCAAGACCGGTGAGGGCGTCGAGGACCTGCTGGAATACATCAGCCTGACGGCCGAACTCGAAGACCTGCGCGCCGACCCCAAGGGCAAGTTCGCGGGCGTGGTAATCGAGGGCCGCGTGGACAAGCAGGCGGGCGTTCTCGCCACTGTGATGGTGCAGGAAGGCACGCTGCACGTCGGGGACTTCCTGGTCGTGGGCGAGAACTACGGCAAGATCAAGGCCATGACCGACAGCGCGGGCGGCCGGATCAAGGACGCGGGCCCAAGCACCCCGGTGCAGATCCTGGGCTTCAGCGAAGTGCCGGTGAGCGGCGAGAAGGTCCAGAGCGCCAAGAACGAGCACGCCGCGCGTGAAGTGATCGCCGGGCGCGCCCAGACCCGCCGCGACACCGAAGCCTCGCGTGAGCGCCGCAAGCTGACCCTGGAAGACATGATGGGGCCGCTGGGCACCGTGCGGACCGTCAACCTGATTCTGCGCGCCGACTCGCAGGGCAGCGTCGAGGCCATCCAGGGCATCCTGGCGCGCAAGGAAACCGACGACGTCAAGCTCAACGTGATGCTCGCGGGCATCGGCGCGCCCACCGAGGGCGACGTGCTGCTCGCCAGCACCGCCGAAGCGACCATCCTGTGCTTCAGCGTGACGGCCCCCGCCAGCGTGACCAAGATCGCTGACAACAAGGGCATCGACATCAAGAGCTTCCGGATCATCTACGAACTGATCGACGAAGTGGAGCGCCTCATCAAGGGCAACATCGAGCCGGTGTTCGAGGAGCAGTACCTGGGCCGCGCCGAGGTGCGCATGCTCATCAAGCACCCCAAGAGCGGCACCATCGCCGGGTCGTACATCACCGACGGGTCGTTCAAGCGCAATGCCCGGGCCAAGGTCACCCGCAACAAGCAGGTCGTGTACGAGGGGACCATCGTGGGCCTCAAGCGCTTCAAGGACGATGTCCGTGAAGTGCAGACCGGCTACGAGTGCGGGATCAATCTCGACTGGAACGACGTGATGGAAGGCGACATCATCGAGGCCAGCGAGATGGTCGAAGTGCCCCAGGCCTGA
- a CDS encoding PaaI family thioesterase — MSDIAKTAAPPTPDDLTAFGAGHLPGYLGIRFTHAEPGLLRSELTVRPELMAPNGFLHAASVVALADTTCGYGTRLNLPEGAQGFTTIELKSNHLGTAREGTVTCEARPVHTGRTTQVWDAEVRGPGGRLMALFRCTQAVLYPK, encoded by the coding sequence ATGTCCGACATTGCCAAGACCGCTGCGCCGCCCACCCCCGACGACCTGACGGCCTTCGGCGCCGGGCACCTGCCGGGTTACCTCGGGATCCGCTTCACGCACGCCGAGCCGGGCCTGCTGCGCAGCGAGTTGACCGTGCGCCCGGAACTCATGGCGCCCAACGGGTTCCTGCACGCGGCGTCGGTGGTCGCGCTGGCCGACACGACCTGCGGTTACGGTACGCGCCTGAACCTGCCGGAAGGCGCGCAGGGGTTCACGACCATCGAACTCAAGAGCAACCACCTCGGCACCGCGCGTGAGGGAACCGTGACCTGTGAGGCGCGCCCCGTCCACACCGGCCGTACCACCCAGGTCTGGGACGCCGAGGTGCGCGGCCCCGGCGGCCGGCTGATGGCCCTGTTCCGCTGCACGCAGGCGGTGCTGTATCCGAAGTGA
- the secD gene encoding protein translocase subunit SecD produces the protein MTYGNNRNNRNNGSRRPPPRRAATTGKANRWTGLLLLVTLLASMLYIWRPWEHRNTPWSLWNDQYQFMTLGLDLKGGLRIELAPESGTATREELDRVKTVIENRINALGVAEPTVNVTGGRRVVVEIPGATPAVQQRAREIVQRTARLEFRVVNTGAQPDPALQASNPRSSGYTLAQLGPVLATGEVVATATSGTNPQTGQWVVNFQTTPSGANVFGDFTGKNVGRLMAVVLDDQIQSVATINQKLFRDIQISGNFSAAEASQLALVLQSGALPIKIKTEAERAIGPTLGADAIRSGALAAVVGILLVFGMLFLYYGFWMGLVGALGLLFSSIVILGLLGGFGATMTLPGIAGLVLTIGAAVDGNVISFERIKEELGRGRGIKKAIEAGYEHSTAAILDVNASHLLSALALYNYSTGPVKGFALTLMIGVIASTFSNLVFAKWFLQWLSERRPGLSAPKRISNTNIDFIKPAPIITTISVLIAIAGGALLAVRGLDYGVDFTSGTTLTVKTDAATSTEQVRAAVAGAGVPEVTAQSAAIQRDVTPGQNGAQYTVKVPELTAAQAQTLGTAITKLPGGQVQATETVGPTVGQELTSQTTRAVILGLALILIYVGFRFDFIMGMGSIVAVLHDVAIVMGLYSLLGLEFTIASVAALLTLIGYSLNDSIIVSDRIRENLREMRGRSYREIVNTSINQTLSRTVMTSISTMLPLLSLLVFGGPVLRDFSLVLLIGILVGTYSSIYIVAPIVVYFEEARARRKNGSAPAKA, from the coding sequence GTGACCTACGGCAACAACCGCAACAACCGCAACAACGGCAGTCGCCGCCCACCCCCCCGGCGCGCGGCGACCACCGGCAAGGCCAACCGCTGGACCGGCCTGCTACTGCTCGTGACCCTGCTCGCCAGCATGCTGTATATCTGGCGCCCCTGGGAACACCGCAATACCCCCTGGAGCCTGTGGAACGACCAGTACCAGTTCATGACGCTGGGCCTCGACCTCAAGGGCGGCCTGCGCATCGAGCTGGCGCCCGAGAGCGGGACCGCCACCCGCGAAGAACTCGACCGGGTCAAGACCGTCATCGAAAACCGCATCAACGCCCTGGGCGTGGCCGAACCGACCGTGAACGTCACGGGCGGGCGGCGCGTGGTCGTCGAGATTCCCGGCGCGACTCCGGCCGTGCAGCAGCGCGCCCGCGAGATCGTGCAGCGCACCGCGCGCCTGGAATTCCGGGTCGTGAACACGGGCGCGCAGCCTGACCCCGCCCTGCAGGCCAGCAACCCGCGCAGCAGCGGCTACACGCTCGCGCAGCTCGGTCCGGTCCTGGCCACGGGTGAGGTCGTCGCGACGGCCACCTCGGGCACCAACCCGCAGACCGGGCAGTGGGTCGTGAACTTCCAGACCACCCCGTCGGGCGCCAACGTCTTCGGGGACTTTACCGGCAAGAACGTGGGCCGACTGATGGCGGTCGTGCTCGACGATCAGATCCAGTCGGTGGCGACCATCAACCAGAAACTCTTCCGCGACATCCAGATCAGCGGCAACTTCTCGGCGGCCGAGGCCAGCCAGCTCGCGCTCGTGCTGCAGTCGGGCGCGCTGCCCATCAAGATCAAGACTGAGGCCGAGCGCGCCATCGGGCCAACGCTGGGGGCCGACGCCATCCGCAGCGGCGCCCTCGCGGCCGTGGTGGGCATCCTGCTCGTGTTCGGCATGCTGTTCTTGTACTACGGCTTCTGGATGGGTCTGGTCGGCGCGCTGGGCCTGCTGTTTTCCAGCATCGTGATTCTGGGCCTGCTGGGCGGGTTCGGCGCCACCATGACCCTGCCAGGCATCGCGGGCCTCGTGCTGACCATCGGCGCGGCTGTAGACGGCAACGTCATTTCCTTCGAGCGCATCAAGGAAGAACTCGGACGCGGGCGCGGCATCAAGAAGGCCATCGAGGCCGGTTACGAGCACTCGACGGCCGCCATCCTGGACGTGAACGCCTCGCACCTCCTCTCGGCGCTGGCGCTCTACAACTACTCGACCGGTCCGGTCAAAGGCTTCGCGCTCACGCTGATGATCGGCGTGATCGCCTCGACCTTCTCGAACCTTGTGTTCGCCAAGTGGTTCCTCCAGTGGCTCTCGGAGCGCCGTCCCGGCCTCAGCGCTCCGAAGCGCATCTCGAACACCAACATCGACTTCATCAAGCCCGCGCCGATCATCACGACGATCAGTGTGCTCATCGCCATCGCGGGCGGCGCGCTGCTCGCCGTGCGCGGCCTGGACTACGGCGTGGACTTCACCTCGGGCACCACGCTGACCGTCAAGACGGACGCGGCGACATCCACCGAGCAGGTGCGCGCGGCGGTCGCGGGCGCCGGCGTGCCGGAGGTGACGGCCCAGAGCGCGGCCATCCAGCGCGACGTGACGCCGGGCCAGAACGGCGCGCAGTACACCGTGAAGGTGCCTGAGCTCACGGCCGCGCAGGCCCAGACGCTGGGCACGGCCATCACCAAGCTCCCCGGCGGTCAGGTGCAGGCCACCGAGACGGTCGGTCCGACGGTCGGCCAGGAACTCACGAGTCAGACGACGCGCGCCGTGATCCTGGGCCTCGCGCTGATCCTGATCTACGTGGGCTTCCGCTTCGACTTCATCATGGGGATGGGCAGCATCGTGGCGGTGCTGCACGACGTGGCCATTGTGATGGGGCTGTACTCGCTGCTGGGGCTCGAATTCACCATCGCCTCGGTGGCGGCGCTGCTCACCCTGATCGGGTATTCGCTCAACGACTCGATCATCGTGTCCGACCGCATCCGCGAGAACCTGCGTGAAATGCGCGGCAGGAGCTACCGCGAGATCGTGAACACGTCCATCAACCAGACGCTGTCGCGCACGGTCATGACGAGCATCAGCACCATGCTGCCGCTCCTGAGCCTGCTCGTCTTCGGCGGGCCGGTGCTGCGCGACTTCAGCCTCGTGCTGCTCATCGGCATCCTGGTGGGCACGTACAGCAGCATCTACATCGTCGCGCCCATCGTCGTGTACTTCGAGGAAGCCCGCGCCCGCCGCAAGAACGGCAGCGCGCCCGCGAAGGCCTGA
- a CDS encoding SDR family NAD(P)-dependent oxidoreductase: MTGASRGLGRATALELARAGATVVCMARSTRGSATQPGLEHLTIEATAEAVREAGAWRSGWPATTPTPDRYAP; encoded by the coding sequence GTGACCGGCGCGTCGCGGGGATTGGGGCGGGCCACGGCCCTTGAACTCGCGCGGGCAGGGGCCACGGTGGTCTGTATGGCGCGCAGCACGCGCGGGAGCGCCACCCAGCCGGGGCTGGAGCACCTGACCATCGAGGCGACGGCCGAGGCGGTCCGCGAGGCGGGGGCGTGGCGCTCGGGTTGGCCTGCGACCACACCGACCCCGGACAGGTACGCGCCCTGA
- the dtd gene encoding D-aminoacyl-tRNA deacylase, with product MRAVLQRVTRATCTVEGRVTGETGPGFLVLLGVAPGDTPEVARALAGRVAKLRVFGDDAGKMNLSVQDIGGGVLSVSQFTLFADTRRGNRPSFTGAAPPEQARGLYAEFNAALRALGLLVGEGVFGAHMVLDLTNDGPVTVTLEETGAA from the coding sequence ATGCGCGCCGTCTTGCAGCGGGTCACGCGCGCCACCTGCACGGTGGAAGGCCGCGTGACCGGCGAGACTGGTCCCGGCTTTCTGGTGCTCCTGGGAGTCGCGCCGGGTGACACCCCCGAGGTTGCGCGTGCACTGGCCGGGCGTGTCGCCAAGCTGCGGGTCTTCGGCGACGACGCCGGCAAGATGAACCTCAGCGTGCAGGACATCGGCGGCGGCGTCCTGAGCGTCAGCCAGTTCACGTTGTTCGCCGACACGCGCCGGGGCAACCGTCCGAGCTTCACGGGCGCGGCGCCGCCCGAGCAGGCCCGCGGCCTGTACGCCGAGTTCAACGCGGCCCTGCGCGCCCTGGGGCTCCTGGTGGGCGAGGGGGTGTTCGGCGCGCACATGGTCCTCGACCTGACCAACGACGGTCCGGTGACAGTCACGCTGGAGGAGACCGGCGCCGCCTGA
- a CDS encoding LysM peptidoglycan-binding domain-containing M23 family metallopeptidase, translating into MNRRTLLLVAALLTGGAGAYTVKPGDTLYSIARAGGVRVAELQRLNNLSGTTISVGQVLRLSGEVSPAAPATPRPAAPAPTSPSAVPSTRSTAPGVTQAPLPPRLSAAELAPTPAGTRLNGVSVSAPEKVTMGDAFVLRLSGPRAAEATVRFLSEVGEDVRRPAEVLRPGGAAGEYRVLGRVVLGKTTPVVYEVRLGDEVLRARIPVSPLSQTVQHLNLPSRISGVLQDAGRAAEERAVENAYALRSPQVWTRPFAPGLANRAATSSSFGQPRTYLAGGPVSYHYGTDYPAPTGTPVLAVNDGTVVLAGKYPVRGNLVVIDHGAGLVSLYFHQSRLNVRVGDRVTRGQKIGEVGTTGLSAGPHLHLEMRVRGEATDPADWTNRVWPR; encoded by the coding sequence ATGAACCGCCGCACGCTGCTGCTCGTCGCCGCCCTCCTGACCGGTGGAGCGGGGGCCTATACCGTCAAGCCCGGCGACACGCTCTACTCCATCGCGCGCGCCGGAGGCGTGAGGGTCGCGGAGTTGCAGCGCCTGAACAACCTGAGCGGCACCACCATCTCGGTCGGCCAAGTGCTGCGCCTTTCCGGTGAGGTCAGCCCGGCCGCCCCGGCCACGCCCCGGCCGGCGGCCCCCGCCCCCACCTCGCCCTCGGCCGTCCCCTCGACGCGCAGCACGGCGCCCGGCGTGACCCAGGCGCCGCTGCCCCCGCGCCTGAGCGCCGCCGAACTGGCCCCCACGCCCGCCGGCACGCGCCTGAATGGCGTGAGTGTCAGCGCGCCTGAGAAGGTGACGATGGGTGACGCCTTCGTGCTGCGTCTGAGCGGCCCGCGCGCCGCCGAGGCGACCGTGCGCTTTCTGAGCGAGGTCGGCGAGGACGTGCGCCGCCCCGCCGAGGTCCTGCGGCCCGGTGGAGCGGCGGGAGAGTACCGTGTGCTGGGCCGGGTGGTGCTGGGCAAGACGACGCCCGTGGTTTATGAGGTGCGCCTGGGCGATGAGGTGCTTCGTGCCCGCATTCCGGTTTCGCCCCTGAGCCAGACGGTGCAGCACCTCAACCTGCCCAGCCGCATCAGCGGGGTGTTGCAGGACGCGGGCCGCGCGGCCGAGGAACGCGCTGTGGAAAACGCCTATGCGCTGCGCAGCCCCCAGGTCTGGACCCGGCCCTTCGCGCCCGGCCTGGCCAACCGCGCCGCCACGAGCAGCAGCTTCGGTCAGCCGCGCACCTATCTGGCGGGGGGGCCGGTGAGCTACCACTACGGCACCGACTACCCCGCGCCCACCGGCACCCCGGTGCTGGCGGTCAACGACGGCACGGTGGTGTTGGCCGGCAAGTACCCGGTGCGTGGCAACCTGGTGGTCATCGACCACGGAGCGGGGCTGGTCAGCCTGTACTTTCACCAGAGCCGCCTGAACGTGCGCGTGGGCGACCGGGTCACGCGCGGCCAGAAGATCGGCGAGGTCGGCACCACTGGCCTGAGCGCCGGGCCGCACCTGCACCTGGAGATGCGTGTACGTGGCGAGGCCACCGACCCCGCCGACTGGACCAACCGTGTCTGGCCGCGCTGA
- a CDS encoding SDR family NAD(P)-dependent oxidoreductase has protein sequence MALGLACDHTDPGQVRALIRRVAQDYGRLDLLVNNAWGGHDPTAAETSHGAEVWDEPPEVLRNMLLGGAYSDSLTSLCVLRELIGPAGQGRIVCTTWHTDEPPGWLPYEVSKAAKNRFVYALGDKLRPRGIPVIGVAPGWMRTELMERAHPAGELDGRTETPHYAALAADPDALRHTGRILDVSELAELYGVTDLDGTQPQWYREHRAGRS, from the coding sequence GTGGCGCTCGGGTTGGCCTGCGACCACACCGACCCCGGACAGGTACGCGCCCTGATCCGGCGCGTGGCCCAGGACTACGGCCGCCTCGACCTGCTGGTGAACAATGCCTGGGGCGGGCACGACCCTACCGCGGCGGAGACTTCGCACGGCGCCGAGGTCTGGGACGAGCCGCCCGAGGTCCTGCGCAACATGCTGCTGGGCGGGGCCTACAGCGATTCCCTCACGAGCCTGTGTGTCCTGCGGGAACTTATAGGCCCGGCGGGGCAGGGCAGGATCGTGTGCACGACCTGGCACACCGACGAACCGCCCGGCTGGCTGCCCTACGAGGTGAGCAAGGCGGCCAAGAACCGGTTCGTGTACGCCCTGGGCGACAAGCTGCGCCCACGCGGCATCCCCGTGATCGGCGTGGCGCCCGGCTGGATGCGGACCGAGCTGATGGAGCGCGCGCACCCAGCCGGCGAGCTGGACGGCCGCACGGAGACGCCCCACTACGCCGCGCTGGCCGCCGACCCGGACGCGCTGCGGCACACTGGCCGCATCCTCGACGTGTCCGAGCTGGCCGAGCTGTACGGCGTCACCGACCTGGACGGCACCCAGCCGCAGTGGTACCGCGAGCACCGGGCCGGCCGGTCCTGA
- the rimP gene encoding ribosome maturation factor RimP — protein MNNNPAHNSQDLVQPTPADTGDSKLHSLAQQALTPMGLEVLEVQRQAAGGELIVLVRIDRLDEQPVTMEDLTKASRAAEAEFDRVDPIEGEYRLEFESPGSKRPLLRARHFERMIGLRARVRGEGHSFTAPIRAVDGDQVTFEVSGELVTVTAGRVQANLAEFPDRHR, from the coding sequence ATGAATAACAACCCAGCGCACAACAGTCAGGACCTGGTCCAACCGACGCCGGCGGATACCGGAGACTCCAAATTGCACTCGCTCGCCCAGCAGGCCCTCACCCCTATGGGGCTGGAGGTGCTGGAGGTGCAGCGTCAGGCGGCCGGCGGCGAGCTCATCGTGCTCGTGCGGATCGATCGCCTCGACGAGCAGCCGGTCACGATGGAAGACCTCACGAAGGCCAGCCGCGCCGCCGAGGCCGAGTTCGACCGCGTGGACCCCATCGAAGGCGAGTACCGCCTGGAGTTCGAGTCGCCCGGCAGCAAGCGCCCGCTGCTGCGGGCCCGGCACTTCGAGCGCATGATCGGCCTGCGGGCCCGTGTGCGCGGCGAGGGCCACAGCTTTACCGCGCCCATCCGGGCCGTGGACGGCGATCAGGTGACTTTCGAGGTGAGCGGTGAACTCGTCACCGTCACGGCCGGCCGCGTGCAGGCCAACCTCGCGGAGTTTCCCGACCGCCACCGGTAA
- a CDS encoding DUF1844 domain-containing protein produces the protein MPNPEFVGLVHMLQATAEAALGDLNAATSSAARDGLLADDRARQTADRSLKLLTMLAEKTRGNLDFTEADLLTGAIGSLRARLDN, from the coding sequence ATGCCCAACCCTGAATTCGTCGGACTCGTGCACATGCTCCAGGCCACCGCAGAGGCAGCCCTGGGCGACCTGAACGCCGCGACCTCCAGCGCCGCGCGTGACGGCCTGCTCGCGGACGACCGCGCCCGCCAGACGGCTGACCGCAGCCTGAAACTCCTGACCATGCTGGCCGAGAAGACGCGCGGCAACCTGGACTTCACCGAGGCCGACCTGCTCACCGGAGCCATCGGCAGCCTGCGCGCCCGCCTGGACAACTGA